A section of the Methanoregula formicica SMSP genome encodes:
- a CDS encoding Re/Si-specific NAD(P)(+) transhydrogenase subunit alpha: MSAPAHAQDGQGAGPAVKPAIIAVVKESAVGELRVATVPEVVQKLAKAGHEVRVEKTAGTGAYYPDEIYAAAGATIVPGRQELLKGAQVVLCVQPPTVEDAEQFAEGTIVIGFMNPAGNLEAIRKMRDRKVTAFALELVPRITRAQGMDALSSQATAGGYAAVVMGAANCPKFLPMLTTAAGTIRPATVLILGAGVAGLMAIATAKRLGALVEAYDVRRAAGEQVRSLGAKFLELEINAEGQGGYARELTPEEKALEQEMVSAAVAKADIVITTAAIPGRKAPVLITKETVARMRPGAVIVDLAAETGGNCELTQAGKTLIEHGVTIIGPRNLPARVPFHASQMYAKNLQSFLSLVVAKDGSLVKDYSDEILAASLLVHEGEVRHAPTRDLIGGGKP; encoded by the coding sequence GTGAGCGCCCCTGCCCATGCACAGGACGGGCAGGGTGCAGGCCCTGCGGTAAAGCCGGCGATCATTGCCGTTGTGAAGGAATCTGCTGTCGGGGAACTCCGGGTTGCCACCGTGCCTGAGGTTGTCCAGAAACTGGCAAAAGCCGGCCATGAAGTCCGGGTCGAGAAAACTGCCGGCACAGGAGCATACTATCCCGATGAGATCTATGCTGCTGCCGGAGCAACAATCGTACCCGGCCGGCAAGAGCTCCTGAAAGGGGCCCAGGTCGTCCTCTGCGTCCAGCCCCCGACCGTTGAAGATGCGGAGCAGTTTGCCGAAGGAACCATTGTCATCGGCTTCATGAACCCCGCAGGAAACCTCGAGGCAATCAGGAAGATGCGGGACCGTAAGGTCACTGCCTTTGCGCTCGAACTCGTGCCGCGTATCACCCGGGCACAGGGTATGGACGCGCTCAGTTCCCAGGCAACCGCTGGCGGGTATGCCGCAGTTGTCATGGGTGCCGCAAACTGCCCGAAGTTCCTCCCGATGCTCACGACTGCTGCCGGAACGATACGTCCTGCAACCGTCCTCATCCTCGGTGCTGGTGTTGCCGGCCTCATGGCCATCGCCACGGCAAAGAGGCTCGGCGCCCTTGTCGAGGCCTACGATGTCCGCCGCGCAGCCGGCGAACAGGTCCGGAGCCTTGGCGCAAAGTTCCTCGAGCTCGAGATCAATGCCGAGGGCCAGGGCGGGTACGCCCGCGAGCTCACTCCCGAGGAGAAGGCACTGGAGCAGGAGATGGTCTCCGCTGCCGTTGCAAAGGCCGATATTGTCATTACCACCGCAGCCATTCCCGGCCGTAAAGCCCCGGTCCTCATCACGAAAGAGACCGTTGCCCGGATGCGCCCGGGTGCCGTCATCGTGGACCTGGCTGCCGAGACCGGCGGGAACTGCGAACTGACACAGGCCGGAAAGACCCTCATCGAGCATGGCGTCACCATCATCGGCCCGAGGAACCTCCCGGCACGGGTGCCGTTCCATGCAAGCCAGATGTACGCAAAGAACCTCCAGTCCTTCCTTTCGCTGGTTGTTGCAAAAGACGGTTCGCTCGTGAAAGACTATTCCGACGAAATCCTTGCCGCAAGCCTGCTCGTCCATGAAGGCGAGGTGCGCCATGCACCGACCCGTGACCTCATTGGCGGAGGAAAACCATGA
- a CDS encoding NAD(P) transhydrogenase subunit alpha, with protein MTDISAFWTAIYIAMLAAFTGYVVINRVPVILHTPLMSGSNFIHGIVLVGAMVALGLAATPLEQAIGFVAVVLGAANVTGGYVVTERILQMFDKSGKKPGKEA; from the coding sequence ATGACCGATATCTCTGCATTCTGGACTGCCATCTATATCGCAATGCTCGCCGCGTTTACCGGCTATGTTGTCATCAACCGGGTTCCGGTCATCCTGCACACGCCCTTGATGAGCGGGTCGAACTTCATCCACGGGATAGTCCTTGTCGGCGCCATGGTGGCCCTCGGCCTTGCCGCAACGCCGCTCGAACAGGCCATTGGTTTTGTGGCCGTTGTCCTTGGCGCGGCAAACGTCACCGGCGGCTATGTCGTGACCGAGCGGATCCTCCAGATGTTTGACAAGAGCGGCAAGAAGCCGGGAAAGGAGGCATAA
- a CDS encoding NAD(P)(+) transhydrogenase (Re/Si-specific) subunit beta, with translation MTDLSFLIEPIYIATIFFFIVGLQRMSHPLTARSGIIWAGAAMFIATIVTFFTPDLTNLALIAIAIVIGGGFGYIAAKRVAMTDMPQMIALYNGMGGGAAACISAVALLVTTTPVTGALAVIGGLIGAVSFSGSIIAFLKLQGLMPARAISFPGQQILNMAVLALAVISGACIILQPAFIPFTVAAYLPLFFILALGFGLLMTLPIGGADMPVVISMYNAFTGLAVALDGFSFATPNYAMIVAGVIVGAAGSLLTLQMAKAMNRSLTNVFFGAFGAKDESGGEVKGSMKAIETDDAAILLAYANKVIIAPGYGMAVAQAQQKVKELTDLLASKDITVKFAIHPVAGRMPGHMNVLLAEAGVSYDQLFDRDEINPEFPATDVVLVIGANDTVNPAAHRQGSPLFGMPVLDVEQAKNVIVLKRGQGRGFAGIENDLFYRDNTRMLYGDAQETVGKLVQSLKKL, from the coding sequence ATGACCGACCTTTCCTTCCTCATCGAACCGATCTACATCGCCACGATCTTCTTCTTCATCGTAGGCCTCCAGCGGATGAGCCACCCGCTCACGGCCCGGAGCGGCATTATCTGGGCCGGCGCCGCGATGTTCATTGCAACCATCGTCACGTTCTTCACTCCTGACCTCACCAACCTTGCCCTGATCGCGATCGCTATCGTCATCGGGGGCGGTTTCGGGTACATCGCCGCAAAGCGCGTTGCCATGACCGATATGCCCCAGATGATTGCGCTCTACAATGGCATGGGTGGCGGTGCAGCTGCCTGTATCTCGGCCGTTGCGCTCCTCGTCACCACGACCCCCGTCACCGGTGCGTTGGCCGTTATTGGTGGGCTCATCGGGGCGGTCTCGTTCTCGGGAAGCATTATCGCGTTCCTGAAGCTCCAGGGTTTGATGCCGGCACGGGCGATCAGCTTCCCGGGCCAGCAGATCCTGAACATGGCAGTCCTCGCCCTTGCCGTCATCTCCGGGGCCTGCATCATCCTCCAGCCGGCATTCATCCCGTTCACGGTAGCAGCCTACCTGCCACTCTTCTTTATCCTCGCGCTCGGCTTCGGCCTCCTCATGACCCTCCCGATCGGTGGCGCAGACATGCCGGTCGTCATCTCCATGTACAACGCCTTCACCGGTCTTGCCGTGGCACTTGACGGGTTCTCGTTTGCAACCCCCAACTATGCCATGATCGTTGCCGGTGTGATTGTCGGTGCTGCAGGTTCACTCCTCACTCTCCAGATGGCAAAGGCCATGAACCGCTCGCTGACGAATGTCTTCTTTGGCGCATTCGGCGCAAAGGACGAGAGCGGCGGGGAAGTGAAGGGCAGCATGAAAGCGATCGAGACCGACGATGCTGCGATCCTCCTTGCCTATGCAAACAAGGTAATCATCGCACCCGGATACGGCATGGCCGTTGCCCAGGCCCAGCAGAAGGTCAAGGAGCTCACCGACCTGCTCGCAAGTAAAGACATCACGGTAAAATTTGCCATCCACCCGGTAGCAGGACGGATGCCCGGGCACATGAATGTCCTGCTTGCCGAGGCTGGGGTCTCGTACGACCAGCTCTTTGACCGGGACGAGATCAACCCGGAGTTCCCGGCAACGGATGTTGTCCTTGTGATTGGTGCAAACGACACGGTCAACCCCGCAGCGCACCGCCAGGGCAGCCCGCTCTTTGGGATGCCGGTCCTCGATGTCGAACAGGCAAAGAACGTCATTGTCCTGAAGCGGGGCCAGGGACGGGGCTTTGCCGGGATCGAGAACGACCTGTTCTACCGTGACAACACGAGAATGCTCTATGGCGACGCACAGGAAACCGTCGGAAAACTTGTGCAGTCCCTCAAGAAATTATAA
- a CDS encoding vWA domain-containing protein, translating to MRGKKIATLNQAIREAIPEVQKAVAAYPQVEIFMRAIRFSDDAAWHVGPDPIPLADFTWPELETAGLTATAKAINLLTGELSVEHMPRRGLPPVCILVSDGFCTDPRDEYDNAIAELSKIPWGVKAVRLAIAIGDESDYNEPELLKFVNQDQIGLLKAHSPEELVTYIKWASVSASVASSRGRSRSTAMEDTSNVSLESPPPMITSNTDLF from the coding sequence ATGCGGGGAAAGAAGATCGCGACCCTGAACCAGGCAATCCGCGAGGCAATCCCTGAGGTCCAGAAAGCGGTCGCTGCCTATCCCCAGGTGGAGATCTTCATGCGGGCTATCAGATTCTCCGATGATGCGGCCTGGCATGTCGGACCAGACCCGATCCCTCTGGCCGACTTCACCTGGCCGGAACTGGAGACAGCGGGGCTTACCGCCACTGCAAAGGCCATCAATCTCCTCACGGGCGAACTTTCCGTTGAACACATGCCCCGCCGCGGACTCCCCCCGGTCTGTATCCTTGTCTCCGACGGTTTCTGTACCGATCCCCGTGATGAATACGACAACGCCATTGCCGAGCTTTCGAAGATCCCCTGGGGCGTAAAAGCTGTCCGGCTCGCCATCGCTATTGGGGATGAATCGGATTACAATGAACCCGAGCTCCTGAAGTTTGTCAACCAGGACCAGATCGGCCTCCTGAAAGCGCATTCTCCGGAGGAACTGGTCACCTATATCAAGTGGGCTTCGGTGTCGGCATCGGTTGCCTCGTCCCGGGGCAGGAGCCGGAGCACCGCCATGGAAGATACATCAAATGTCTCCCTTGAATCGCCACCCCCGATGATAACCTCCAATACCGATTTGTTCTAG
- a CDS encoding PP2C family serine/threonine-protein phosphatase gives MPEPRQFLCACDPSLGWAFGCSRTGASHIRLSRPCEDAYAIYSGASGAIPCIAVAIADGHGDPRHDMSGTGASLAVQAGVDELTGFHRMRVHTVPPHILRSEFKADFPRRITRRWRDYVQADAATHEIARPESDPYIRYGSTLISALIVADTILIGQIGDGDIVLVRPDGTIESPIPPETRLVGKETHSLSSRDAHLLWRTATLDRENGGVLIAATDGVSDSFDSTAGGEFFTFVKSLVDRVKDFGIESVAGSMAGWLDRYSELASGDDMTIVFVSINPDESIPPSPIHEPEPDEKAPGLTECW, from the coding sequence ATGCCTGAGCCCCGACAATTCCTCTGTGCATGCGACCCATCGCTTGGGTGGGCGTTCGGGTGCAGCCGGACAGGGGCGTCCCACATCCGGCTTTCCCGACCCTGTGAAGACGCCTACGCGATCTATAGCGGAGCTTCTGGTGCGATTCCCTGCATCGCAGTCGCCATTGCTGACGGCCATGGTGACCCACGTCACGATATGAGCGGGACCGGCGCATCCCTTGCCGTACAGGCCGGGGTGGATGAGCTCACCGGCTTCCACCGTATGCGTGTCCATACTGTCCCGCCGCATATCCTCCGCTCGGAGTTCAAAGCGGATTTTCCCCGGAGAATTACCCGCCGCTGGAGGGATTATGTCCAGGCCGATGCAGCCACCCATGAGATAGCAAGGCCGGAATCAGATCCCTATATCCGCTATGGATCAACCCTTATTTCGGCTCTCATCGTTGCCGATACCATCCTTATCGGCCAGATCGGTGACGGGGATATAGTCCTGGTCCGGCCAGACGGGACTATCGAATCCCCGATCCCTCCCGAGACCCGGCTTGTGGGAAAGGAGACCCACTCGCTCTCGTCCCGGGATGCCCATCTTCTCTGGCGGACCGCAACTCTCGACCGGGAGAATGGCGGTGTCCTCATTGCCGCAACTGACGGCGTTTCAGACTCGTTTGACAGTACGGCAGGCGGGGAATTTTTCACGTTTGTCAAAAGCCTTGTTGACCGGGTGAAGGATTTTGGGATCGAGAGTGTTGCCGGTTCGATGGCAGGATGGCTTGACCGGTACTCCGAACTTGCAAGCGGGGATGACATGACAATCGTCTTTGTGAGTATCAATCCTGATGAGAGTATCCCCCCCTCACCCATACATGAACCAGAACCAGACGAAAAGGCCCCGGGCCTCACGGAGTGCTGGTAA
- a CDS encoding protein kinase domain-containing protein → MPLAIGQRVKAELSGTELHVIRKLGEGTQGEVYLVEGTQGYQAVKWYKPEQATKEQRSAVLYLVRTGPPFGAAGRRFIWPLDLVTVQDPSQFGYLMTRIDTQQFAELGEIWAHIKPVPNFSSLCEISYQLANSYRALHLSGHCYRDISAGNLMFDPVTGDVLICDNDNVGVNRQSRCQVWGTMEYMAPEIIRGEADPSTQTDLHSLAVLLFYLWVWHHPFHGEMEYRFHCWDIPAKKKVYGESPVFVFDPENPVNCLPPDPDYAIARERWGYCPSDLQDLFLRAFTDGLHDPSRRVTEGEWQNLFSAIKDRIIACPKCRAENFLEETGRPGSCWYCHITLPAPPSLVVKRPSGEISIALSNGTTIRRRHVSLTPANDDGGAIIGIVVPHPSITGASGIRNTTRTPWNAEFPDGSAAIVSPGRAVPLNPGTTITIDGVVLTIVAPPTTVIP, encoded by the coding sequence ATGCCCCTTGCTATAGGTCAACGGGTAAAGGCCGAACTTTCAGGCACGGAACTGCACGTCATCCGGAAACTCGGTGAAGGGACCCAGGGAGAGGTCTATCTTGTCGAAGGAACGCAGGGGTACCAGGCCGTCAAATGGTACAAACCCGAACAGGCAACGAAGGAACAACGATCGGCAGTGCTGTATCTTGTCCGGACCGGCCCCCCGTTCGGCGCAGCCGGCCGGAGGTTTATCTGGCCCCTCGATCTTGTCACCGTACAGGACCCTTCCCAGTTCGGGTACCTGATGACGCGGATCGATACGCAACAATTTGCAGAACTTGGTGAGATCTGGGCACATATCAAACCGGTTCCCAACTTCTCATCCCTTTGCGAGATCTCGTACCAGCTTGCCAACAGTTATCGCGCCCTCCATCTGTCCGGTCACTGTTACCGCGATATCTCTGCCGGCAACCTGATGTTTGATCCGGTAACGGGTGATGTCCTGATCTGCGACAATGATAATGTCGGGGTCAACCGCCAGTCCCGCTGCCAGGTCTGGGGAACAATGGAATACATGGCACCCGAGATCATCCGGGGGGAGGCCGATCCCTCAACCCAGACAGACCTTCATTCGCTTGCCGTCCTCCTCTTCTACCTCTGGGTCTGGCACCACCCGTTCCATGGGGAGATGGAGTACCGTTTTCACTGCTGGGACATCCCGGCCAAGAAGAAAGTGTATGGCGAATCACCGGTCTTTGTCTTTGATCCGGAGAACCCGGTAAACTGCCTGCCCCCGGACCCTGATTATGCCATTGCACGCGAACGCTGGGGATACTGTCCATCTGACCTGCAGGATCTGTTCCTCCGGGCCTTCACGGACGGCCTTCACGATCCATCAAGAAGGGTCACCGAGGGCGAATGGCAGAACCTGTTCTCCGCAATAAAAGACCGGATCATTGCCTGCCCAAAATGCCGCGCAGAAAACTTTCTTGAAGAAACCGGCAGGCCGGGTTCCTGCTGGTACTGCCACATCACCCTTCCTGCACCTCCGTCCCTTGTTGTGAAGCGTCCATCCGGGGAGATCTCCATTGCTCTCTCAAACGGCACCACGATCCGGCGAAGGCATGTCTCCCTGACCCCGGCCAATGATGACGGGGGGGCAATTATCGGCATTGTTGTACCGCACCCTTCAATAACCGGTGCTTCCGGGATCCGGAACACCACCAGGACACCATGGAACGCGGAATTTCCGGATGGGAGCGCAGCAATCGTCTCTCCGGGTCGCGCAGTCCCGTTGAATCCCGGGACCACCATTACGATCGATGGAGTAGTTCTTACTATTGTTGCCCCTCCTACAACGGTGATACCATGA